One Drosophila subobscura isolate 14011-0131.10 chromosome U, UCBerk_Dsub_1.0, whole genome shotgun sequence DNA window includes the following coding sequences:
- the LOC117900308 gene encoding embryonic polarity protein dorsal isoform X2, producing the protein MFPNQNNVAAAGPGGPAVDAQQNLNYNGLPQQQQQQQQQQQLSQSTKNVRKKPYVKITEQPAGKALRFRYECEGRSAGSIPGVNSTPENKTYPTIEIVGYKGRAVVVVSCVTKDTPYRPHPHNLVGKEGCKKGVCTLEINSETMRAVFSNLGIQCVKKKDIEAALKAREEIRVDPFKTGFSHRFQPSSIDLNSVRLCFQVFMESEQKGRFTSPLPPVVSEPIFDKKAMSDLVICRLCSCSATVLGNTQIILLCEKVAKEDISVRFFEEKNGQSVWEAFGDFQHTDVHKQTAITFKTPRYHTLDITEPAKVFIQLRRPSDGVTSESLPFEYVPLDSDPAHLRRKRQKTGGDPMHLLLQQQQKQQLQNDHQDGRQNNMNCWNAQNIPPIKTEPRDTSPQPFGLYRAPPELTPSPQPLSPSSNYNHNSTPSPYNLAATPTNGQQQMMSPNHPQQQQQQQQQQQPQQQQQYGATELGNNYNPFTQQVLAQQQHQQQQQQQQQQQHQQQQQQAMQFHGNPFGNTGSSHWESKFSAAAVAAAAAAAAVAAPASNTSNTNNNSNNLSNLNNPFTMHNLLTSGGGGNGGTGPGGNLQWNLSTNHLHNQHTLHQQQQLQQQQQQHAPSMHQFDNNGSNNPNNNTNNNSNNTNNNNTNASNQPDNGPTISNLLSFDSEQLVRINSEDQQILRLNSEDLQISNLSIST; encoded by the exons ATGTTTCCCAACCAGAAcaatgttgccgctgccggcCCTGGTGGTCCGGCGGTTGATGCGCAACAAAATCTCAACTACAATgggctgccgcagcagcagcaacagcaacagcagcaacaacaattgtcaCAATCCACGAAGAATGTGCGGAAGAAACCGTACGTGAAAATAACGGAACAGCCCGCGGGCAAGGCGCTGAGATTTCGATACGAATGCGAGGGTCGCTCCGCGGGCTCCATACCCGGCGTCAACTCCACGCCGGAGAACAAAACGTATCCAACCATCGAGATTGTGGGCTACAAGGGACGTGCCGTCGTAGTCGTCTCCTGTGTGACCAAGGACACACCCTATCG TCCACATCCACACAATCTGGTGGGCAAGGAGGGCTGCAAGAAGGGCGTCTGCACGCTGGAGATCAACAGTGAAACGATGAGGGCTGTGTTCAGCAATTTGGGCATTCAGTGCGTCAAGAAGAAGGACATTGAGGCGGCCCTGAAGGCACGCGAGGAGATACGCGTCGATCCTTTTAAGA CGGGTTTCTCGCATCGTTTCCAGCCCTCGAGCATCGATTTGAACTCGGTTCGTTTGTGCTTTCAAGTATTTATGGAGAGTGAACAAAAGGGACGCTTCACCTCGCCCCTGCCACCGGTCGTCTCGGAGCCAATCTTCGACAAGAAAGCCATGTCCGATTTGGTCATTTGCCGGCTGTGCAGCTGCTCGGCCACGGTGCTGGGCAACACGCAGATCATCCTGCTGTGCGAGAAGGTGGCCAAGGAGGACATCTCCGTGCGCTTCTTTGAGGAGAAGAACGGACAGAGTGTGTGGGAGGCGTTTGGTGACTTTCAGCACACGGATGTGCATAAGCAGACTGCCATTACCTTTAAGACGCCCAGATATCACACGCTGGACATCACAGAACCAGCCAAG GTCTTCATACAGCTGCGCCGCCCATCGGATGGTGTCACCAGCGAGTCGTTGCCCTTCGAGTACGTGCCATTGGATTCAG atCCAGCACACCTGAGGCGGAAGCGTCAGAAGACTGGCGGCGATCCcatgcacctgctgctgcagcaacagcaaaaacagcaattaCAAAACGATCATCAGGATGGCA GACAAAACAACATGAACTGTTGGAATGCACAGAACATACCGCCCATCAAAACAGAACCGAGAG ATACCTCACCGCAGCCCTTTGGCTTGTATCGGGCACCGCCAGAGTTGACGCCTTCGCCGCAGCCGTTGTCGCCTTCGAGCAAttacaaccacaacagcacGCCCTCGCCTTACAATctagctgccacgcccaccaatggacagcagcagatgatgtcgcccaaccacccacagcagcagcaacagcaacaacagcagcaacagccgcaacagcagcagcaatatggTGCCACAGAGTTGGGCAACAACTATAATCCCTTTACGCAGCAGGTTctggcacagcagcaacatcaacaacagcagcaacaacagcagcagcagcaacaccaacaacaacagcaacaggcaatGCAATTCCATGGCAATCCCTTTGGCAACACTGGCAGCAGCCATTGGGAGAGCAAATTCtcggcagcggctgtggcagcagcagcagcggcggcagcagttgcagcacccgccagcaacaccagcaacaccaacaacaacagcaacaatctTAGCAATCTCAACAATCCCTTCACGATGCACAACCTGCTGACATCGGGGGGCGGTGGCAACGGCGGAACGGGCCCAGGCGGCAATCTGCAATGGAATTTGAGCACAAATCATTTG CACAATCAGCACACGcttcaccagcagcaacaattgcaacagcagcagcagcaacatgcacCGTCCATGCATCAGTTTGATAACAACGGTTCCAACAACCCCAACAAtaataccaacaacaacagcaacaacaccaacaacaacaacacaaatgcGAGCAACCAACCGGATAATGGTCCAACGATCAGCAATCTGCTCAGCTTCGACAGCGAGCAGTTGGTTCGCATTAACTCAGAGGACCAGCAGATACTGCGCCTCAATTCCGAAGATCTGCAAATATCCAACCTATCGATATCTACGTAA
- the LOC117900308 gene encoding embryonic polarity protein dorsal isoform X3, which translates to MFPNQNNVAAAGPGGPAVDAQQNLNYNGLPQQQQQQQQQQQLSQSTKNVRKKPYVKITEQPAGKALRFRYECEGRSAGSIPGVNSTPENKTYPTIEIVGYKGRAVVVVSCVTKDTPYRPHPHNLVGKEGCKKGVCTLEINSETMRAVFSNLGIQCVKKKDIEAALKAREEIRVDPFKTGFSHRFQPSSIDLNSVRLCFQVFMESEQKGRFTSPLPPVVSEPIFDKKAMSDLVICRLCSCSATVLGNTQIILLCEKVAKEDISVRFFEEKNGQSVWEAFGDFQHTDVHKQTAITFKTPRYHTLDITEPAKVFIQLRRPSDGVTSESLPFEYVPLDSDPAHLRRKRQKTGGDPMHLLLQQQQKQQLQNDHQDGRQNNMNCWNAQNIPPIKTEPRDTSPQPFGLYRAPPELTPSPQPLSPSSNYNHNSTPSPYNLAATPTNGQQQMMSPNHPQQQQQQQQQQQPQQQQQQQQHAPSMHQFDNNGSNNPNNNTNNNSNNTNNNNTNASNQPDNGPTISNLLSFDSEQLVRINSEDQQILRLNSEDLQISNLSIST; encoded by the exons ATGTTTCCCAACCAGAAcaatgttgccgctgccggcCCTGGTGGTCCGGCGGTTGATGCGCAACAAAATCTCAACTACAATgggctgccgcagcagcagcaacagcaacagcagcaacaacaattgtcaCAATCCACGAAGAATGTGCGGAAGAAACCGTACGTGAAAATAACGGAACAGCCCGCGGGCAAGGCGCTGAGATTTCGATACGAATGCGAGGGTCGCTCCGCGGGCTCCATACCCGGCGTCAACTCCACGCCGGAGAACAAAACGTATCCAACCATCGAGATTGTGGGCTACAAGGGACGTGCCGTCGTAGTCGTCTCCTGTGTGACCAAGGACACACCCTATCG TCCACATCCACACAATCTGGTGGGCAAGGAGGGCTGCAAGAAGGGCGTCTGCACGCTGGAGATCAACAGTGAAACGATGAGGGCTGTGTTCAGCAATTTGGGCATTCAGTGCGTCAAGAAGAAGGACATTGAGGCGGCCCTGAAGGCACGCGAGGAGATACGCGTCGATCCTTTTAAGA CGGGTTTCTCGCATCGTTTCCAGCCCTCGAGCATCGATTTGAACTCGGTTCGTTTGTGCTTTCAAGTATTTATGGAGAGTGAACAAAAGGGACGCTTCACCTCGCCCCTGCCACCGGTCGTCTCGGAGCCAATCTTCGACAAGAAAGCCATGTCCGATTTGGTCATTTGCCGGCTGTGCAGCTGCTCGGCCACGGTGCTGGGCAACACGCAGATCATCCTGCTGTGCGAGAAGGTGGCCAAGGAGGACATCTCCGTGCGCTTCTTTGAGGAGAAGAACGGACAGAGTGTGTGGGAGGCGTTTGGTGACTTTCAGCACACGGATGTGCATAAGCAGACTGCCATTACCTTTAAGACGCCCAGATATCACACGCTGGACATCACAGAACCAGCCAAG GTCTTCATACAGCTGCGCCGCCCATCGGATGGTGTCACCAGCGAGTCGTTGCCCTTCGAGTACGTGCCATTGGATTCAG atCCAGCACACCTGAGGCGGAAGCGTCAGAAGACTGGCGGCGATCCcatgcacctgctgctgcagcaacagcaaaaacagcaattaCAAAACGATCATCAGGATGGCA GACAAAACAACATGAACTGTTGGAATGCACAGAACATACCGCCCATCAAAACAGAACCGAGAG ATACCTCACCGCAGCCCTTTGGCTTGTATCGGGCACCGCCAGAGTTGACGCCTTCGCCGCAGCCGTTGTCGCCTTCGAGCAAttacaaccacaacagcacGCCCTCGCCTTACAATctagctgccacgcccaccaatggacagcagcagatgatgtcgcccaaccacccacagcagcagcaacagcaacaacagcagcaacagccgcaacagcagcagcaa cagcagcaacatgcacCGTCCATGCATCAGTTTGATAACAACGGTTCCAACAACCCCAACAAtaataccaacaacaacagcaacaacaccaacaacaacaacacaaatgcGAGCAACCAACCGGATAATGGTCCAACGATCAGCAATCTGCTCAGCTTCGACAGCGAGCAGTTGGTTCGCATTAACTCAGAGGACCAGCAGATACTGCGCCTCAATTCCGAAGATCTGCAAATATCCAACCTATCGATATCTACGTAA
- the LOC117900308 gene encoding embryonic polarity protein dorsal isoform X1 encodes MFPNQNNVAAAGPGGPAVDAQQNLNYNGLPQQQQQQQQQQQLSQSTKNVRKKPYVKITEQPAGKALRFRYECEGRSAGSIPGVNSTPENKTYPTIEIVGYKGRAVVVVSCVTKDTPYRPHPHNLVGKEGCKKGVCTLEINSETMRAVFSNLGIQCVKKKDIEAALKAREEIRVDPFKTGFSHRFQPSSIDLNSVRLCFQVFMESEQKGRFTSPLPPVVSEPIFDKKAMSDLVICRLCSCSATVLGNTQIILLCEKVAKEDISVRFFEEKNGQSVWEAFGDFQHTDVHKQTAITFKTPRYHTLDITEPAKVFIQLRRPSDGVTSESLPFEYVPLDSGKHTFWNLHRHLKRKPDEDLFQQILTLDAKREAPTIEVIDLDTPKLEVVQSPLEVVSPVAATEENMVEEESSPVAETVADQSGEQVPQDMEAADAEAEAEAERLRSEQEKEIDTIIDEKVRELEQLELGQRLEPRPLTANDKITEWMRSSEIEQQPHEPSPTQVESDVPDSSQLLDSAIEPHLQPTDEDKTLNELLEQVAELDEIYTDYKVQRDTYNNTLQNELAGSGLEQELDRHPAMQVEDSFDDAATYTSLQIAFKNPVLIPMDDIMPPTPPMSQCAPEDAHQHYDAVEVNSQSLTSTHRPVPPIPSASISTPLPVHVTAPEEEKLPPLPPKRIRKQDSNAENRSIEANTVQGDNLPPTKRLPPAPTPKNPNFNTLPRQKKPGFFSKLFSRRKSKPDLAQTPADSCSHLESKTNSREPSIGHFNMQDPMRASLRSAKSAAPAQTASKSSPIKSGGAKKPLKLGKPVGRSVSSVSGKRPAYLNADVVHIPLKGDSANSLPHHSPLEAYSQSSTITVGGALDRRTASALQLAEIPILEGGMELVAIADRQSLHNLVSSIEGHFNVQLDPNLDLTEAEHFALYTSVPPLAAASEFDETSAYYTPVDAGEILTPEQVAKRLAAANGLN; translated from the exons ATGTTTCCCAACCAGAAcaatgttgccgctgccggcCCTGGTGGTCCGGCGGTTGATGCGCAACAAAATCTCAACTACAATgggctgccgcagcagcagcaacagcaacagcagcaacaacaattgtcaCAATCCACGAAGAATGTGCGGAAGAAACCGTACGTGAAAATAACGGAACAGCCCGCGGGCAAGGCGCTGAGATTTCGATACGAATGCGAGGGTCGCTCCGCGGGCTCCATACCCGGCGTCAACTCCACGCCGGAGAACAAAACGTATCCAACCATCGAGATTGTGGGCTACAAGGGACGTGCCGTCGTAGTCGTCTCCTGTGTGACCAAGGACACACCCTATCG TCCACATCCACACAATCTGGTGGGCAAGGAGGGCTGCAAGAAGGGCGTCTGCACGCTGGAGATCAACAGTGAAACGATGAGGGCTGTGTTCAGCAATTTGGGCATTCAGTGCGTCAAGAAGAAGGACATTGAGGCGGCCCTGAAGGCACGCGAGGAGATACGCGTCGATCCTTTTAAGA CGGGTTTCTCGCATCGTTTCCAGCCCTCGAGCATCGATTTGAACTCGGTTCGTTTGTGCTTTCAAGTATTTATGGAGAGTGAACAAAAGGGACGCTTCACCTCGCCCCTGCCACCGGTCGTCTCGGAGCCAATCTTCGACAAGAAAGCCATGTCCGATTTGGTCATTTGCCGGCTGTGCAGCTGCTCGGCCACGGTGCTGGGCAACACGCAGATCATCCTGCTGTGCGAGAAGGTGGCCAAGGAGGACATCTCCGTGCGCTTCTTTGAGGAGAAGAACGGACAGAGTGTGTGGGAGGCGTTTGGTGACTTTCAGCACACGGATGTGCATAAGCAGACTGCCATTACCTTTAAGACGCCCAGATATCACACGCTGGACATCACAGAACCAGCCAAG GTCTTCATACAGCTGCGCCGCCCATCGGATGGTGTCACCAGCGAGTCGTTGCCCTTCGAGTACGTGCCATTGGATTCAGGTAAACACACGTTCTGGAATCTTCACCGGCACCTCAAGCGAAAGCCGGACGAAGATCTCTTTCAGCAGATACTCACGTTGGATGCCAAGCGGGAGGCGCCCACGATTGAGGTCATCGATTTGGATACACCCAAGTTGGAGGTGGTGCAGTCGCCACTGGAGGTAGTGTCACCTGTGGCTGCTACAGAGGAGAATATGGTAGAAGAGGAGTCCTCGCCTGTGGCTGAAACTGTGGCAGATCAGAGTGGAGAACAAGTTCCTCAGGACATGGAGGCAGCAGATGCCGAGGCAGAAGCCGAGGCTGAACGTCTGCGCTCGGAGCAGGAGAAAGAAATCGACACAATCATTGATGAAAAGGTGCGCGAGTTGGAGCAGCTGGAACTGGGACAGCGCTTGGAGCCGCGGCCACTGACAGCCAACGACAAGATCACCGAATGGATGAGGTCCAGCGAgattgagcagcagccgcacgaGCCGAGTCCCACACAGGTGGAGAGCGACGTCCCAGACTCGTCGCAGCTGCTGGACTCTGCCATCGAGCCACACCTGCAGCCCACGGACGAGGACAAGACACTCAATGAGCTGCTCGAGCAGGTGGCCGAACTGGATGAGATTTACACGGACTACAAGGTGCAGCGGGACACGTACAACAATACGCTGCAGAATGAGCTGGCTGGCAGTGGGCTGGAGCAGGAGTTGGACCGTCATCCGGCCATGCAGGTGGAGGACAGCTTCGATGATGCTGCCACCTACACGAGCCTACAGATTGCCTTCAAGAATCCCGTGCTCATACCCATGGATGACATAATGCCACCCACACCGCCCATGTCGCAGTGTGCGCCGGAGGATGCCCATCAGCATTACGATGCGGTGGAGGTTAATTCGCAGTCGCTTACGTCGACCCACAGGCCAGTGCCTCCAATTCCAAGTGCCAGCATCAGCACACCGCTGCCCGTGCATGTGACTGCgccggaggaggagaagctgccgccgctgccacccaAGAGGATACGCAAACAGGACAGCAATGCGGAGAATCGTTCCATCGAGGCCAACACGGTCCAGGGGGATAACCTGCCGCCAACGAAGCGCCTGCCGCCGGCGCCAACGCCCAAGAATCCCAACTTTAATACCCTGCCACGCCAGAAGAAGCCAGGATTCTTCTCGAAGCTCTTCTCGCGGCGCAAGAGCAAGCCAGATCTGGCCCAGACCCCAGCCGACAGCTGCTCCCATTTGGAATCGAAGACCAACAGTCGGGAGCCCAGCATTGGGCACTTTAACATGCAGGATCCGATGCGCGCCTCGCTGCGGTCCGCCAAGAGTGCGGCACCCGCGCAGACAGCCAGCAAGTCGAGTCCCATAAAGTCGGGTGGCGCCAAGAAGCCGCTGAAGCTGGGCAAGCCCGTGGGCCGGAGTGTGAGCAGTGTGTCGGGCAAGCGGCCGGCGTATCTCAATGCCGATGTGGTGCACATACCGCTGAAGGGTGACAGCGCCAACAGTCTGCCCCACCACTCACCCCTGGAGGCGTACTCGCAGTCCAGCACCATAACGGTGGGTGGGGCACTGGATAGAcgcactgcctctgccttacAGCTGGCCGAGATCCCCATACTCGAGGGCGGCATGGAGCTGGTGGCCATTGCCGATCGTCAGAGTCTGCACAATCTCGTGAGCTCCATCGAGGGGCACTTCAATGTGCAGCTGGATCCCAATCTTGACCTGACAGAGGCGGAACACTTTGCGCTGTACACGAGTGTGCCACCGCTGGCGGCGGCCAGTGAGTTCGATGAGACCTCCGCCTACTATACACCCGTCGATGCTGGGGAGATACTCACCCCCGAGCAGGTGGCCAAGCGGCTGGCGGCAGCAAATGGCCTGAACTAG
- the LOC117901385 gene encoding uncharacterized protein LOC117901385 — translation MNKLNVLVDSKLEFTNVKCTMLDRKFANFEQCYLKAQNRTYKYITIEAVLYQKPVTQFKVNFALYKRSNGLQPISINTTIDGCKLLHNERNPLSLFLFGLFKTYSNINHSCPFDHDLLVEKLPTTFVLHHMTMFLPFPAGDYVFNSNWIANGVNRANVRVHATLDQ, via the exons atgaataaattaaacgtTTTA GTCGACAGCAAACTGGAGTTtacaaatgtcaaatgcaCCATGCTGGATAGAAAATTCGCCAACTTTGAACAGTGCTATCTGAAGGCGCAGAATCGCACCTATAAATACATTACCATCGAGGCTGTTCTCTATCAGAAACCAGTTACCCAGTTTAAG GTTAATTTTGCATTGTATAAACGCTCGAATGGGCTACAACCGATCAGCATTAACACGACCATAGACGGCTGTAAGTTATTACACAACGAGAGGAATCCCTTGtctttgtttctctttggCCTGTTCAAGACGTACTCGAACATCAACCATTCGTGTCCATTCGAT CATGATTTACTGGTGGAAAAGCTGCCCACCACATTCGTGCTGCATCACATGACAATGTTTCTGCCCTTTCCCGCCGGTGACTATGTCTTCAACAGCAATTGGATTGCCAATGGAGTTAATCGGGCTAATGTCAGGGTGCATGCAACTCTAGACCAATAG
- the LOC117901387 gene encoding uncharacterized protein LOC117901387 — MKPKSPRIRQTQLTGQTQSPRARAPYTKSLIPGTSQKRRSFTPRSNQNKNNGPFDKKKNEQLLAKHPPAGLLTPSSSDTSLTTTVARCGQRSCTVMPKVTSLLKEPKPLAPILTLKRQQTAAMINYRARKSVSQMDIKEARRTGQYQLVAHVPSPGSKDNQTVAAAGLDASMSKLLLQDAAEMSDVPKGRVSFVVSSDQDARVASLKIFNTIMLHAWRKRRESVRQITQQLEDQKKILLKTRNQLHLYTSLFSVEQRRNGTLNDQLLQSYREAADTKLSYEELHLQLEKIKSEKQQLSVELKEKNKEIKNLKEWQDTLNGEVFSANADKEVQMLQIAQLHRDLQKSLDIQRGGRPPTWSWLTSRQKLQAESEEKYNKLLEHSKQLELCAQQMKDQVDLLQSCLAATMGQRIRQCLIQREVYQQATFRVLHFVADYVLPGYAPPPSIPQAVRMIKERLFPKLSAEEKVDTKQEKSIKEFLNEAEENKESSN; from the exons ATGAAGCCCAAAAGCCCACGCATTCGTCAAACACAATTGACTGGCCAGACCCAATCGCCCCGTGCTCGGGCTCCATACACCAAGTCCCTCATTCCGGGCACATCGCAAAAGCGTCGCAGCTTCACGCCGCGCAGCAACCAAAACAAGAACAATGG CCCCTtcgacaaaaagaaaaacgagcaGCTGCTTGCCAAGCACCCACCTGCTGGACTGCTGACACCCTCATCGTCCGACACCTCGCTGACCACCACTGTTGCCCGCTGCGGACAGCGCAGCTGCACGGTCATGCCCAAGGTCACGAGTCTGCTCAAGGAGCCCAAGCCACTGGCTCCCATTCTAACGCTGAAGCGCCAGCAGACGGCAGCCATGATCAACTATCGGGCACGCAAATCCGTCTCCCAAATGGACATCAAGGAGGCCCGTCGCACAGGCCAGTATCAGCTGGTGGCCCATGTGCCCTCGCCGGGCAGCAAGGACAACCAGACagtggctgccgctggcctGGATGCCAGCATGTCCAAGTTGCTGTTGCAGGATGCGGCAGAGATGTCCGACGTACCCAAGGGACGTGTGAGCTTTGTGGTCAGCAGCGATCAGGATGCACGCGTGGCCAGCCTGAAGATTTTCAACACAATTATGCTGCACGCCTGGCGCAAGCGGCGCGAGAGCGTACGTCAAATCACACAGCAATTGGAGGATCAAAAGAAGATT CTACTGAAAACCCGCAACCAGCTCCACCTCTACACCTCCCTGTTCTCCGTGGAGCAGCGTCGCAACGGCACTCTCAATGATCAGCTGCTGCAATCATATCGCGAGGCTGCAGATACAAAACTCTCCTACGAGGagctgcacctgcagctggagaagatCAAGAGCGAGAAGCAGCAACTGTCCGTTGAGCTGAAAGAAAAGAATAAAGAGATTAAGAACCTGAAAGAGTGGCAGGACACCTTGAACGGTGAAGTCTTTTCTGCCAATGCCGACAAGGAAGTGCAAATGCTACAAATTGCACAGTTACATCGCGACCTTCAAAAGAGTTTGGACATCCAGCGGGGGGGCAGGCCGCCAACTTGGAGCTGGCTAACATCGCGACA aaaacttcAAGCCGAATCGGAGGAGAAGTACAA CAAGCTTTTGGAGCACtccaagcagctggagctctGTGCGCAGCAGATGAAGGATCAGGTAGATTTGCTTCAgagctgcctggctgccaccATGGGGCAGCGTATACGCCAGTGCCTCATCCAGAGAGAGGTCTACCAGCAGGCCACCTTCCGCGTGCTACACTTTGTGGCCGACTATGTGCTACCCGGCTATGCACCGCCGCCATCCATTCCACAGGCAGTCAGAATGATCAAGGAACGCTTGTTCCCAAAGCTGTCTGCAGAGGAGAAGGTTGACACTAAGCAAGAAAAGTCCATAAAGGAATTCCTTAATGAAGCGGAAGAAAATAAGGAATCGTccaattaa